GAATACGGGTACACGCCTGCCGCCGGAAGAATCAAAGCGACTATTGTTTGAGCCGTTTAGGCTAACAAGCCCGCGGGTCTGCGCGCGATCTTTGCGCAATGAAAATATTATTGGTAGGGGGGAACGGAACCATCGGGCGGTGCATCACCGCCGCCTTTCAGACACGCGGTCACGACATCATCATTGCCGGCAGGAACAGCGGCTCGATCCAGGTGGACATCGCATCGCCGGAATCCATTGATGCTATGTACCGGCAAGCGGGTGTCCTGGACGCGGTCATTTGTGCGGCAGGGACGGGGTACTATGGGCCGTTTGACGACATGACGCCCGCGCTGATGCTGCCGGGTATACAAGGCAAACTGCTGGGGCAGGTGAACCTCGTGGTCGCGGGCAAACCTTTTGTCCGGCCCGGGGGGTCTTTCACGCTCACCACGGGTATTGCGGCTGAGCTTCCCGCACGCAACGGCACTTGTGTCGCGCTGATCAACGGCGCGCTCAATAGTTTTGTACTCGGGGCCGCCCAGGAAATGACCGATGGCAGAAGGGTCAACGCCGTCAGCCCGGGGTTGGTGGAAGACAGCGCGGAGCGTTATGGGGCTTTTTTTCCGGGATATAACCTGGTGCCGATGGACAAATTGGTGAATGCCTATATCCTGAGTGTGGAGGGGGCGGTTAATGGGAAGATCCTGAAGGTGTATGAATAGCTTGAAGGGTCGCCGCGCTGCGCCGCGTGTCCCCACCTGTTCCCGGATCGACCAGGTTTTTAGCCGCAATACCGCAACGGGTCCAGTCCTGACTCAACAGGCCCTGCCCGAAACCGATAGGCACCCTGTATGCCCAATCCCCCGGAGTCTCCTGGGTAGCCTTGGCGGTGATCGCCATGGTACCGGGGTCGCATAGGGTTTTCCCGATCATGTCCGCCAGCAACCTTACCCGGGTGTCTTCGGGGGCATAGCCCAGCGCTTCCCGGGCCGACCGGAGGATTAAAGTTGCTGAAAAGGAAAATAGGTGGTAGATCAGCGCCCGCTGCTCGCGGACCATCTCCCCGTCGATCGTACCGTCGTCCTTGATCTTGGACATGGCGTCCCGCCATACCAGATCCTGGTATTGGAGCGCCTTGGGGTACCGATCGATGAGGGCCATCAAGGCCGCTGCTGCTCCGGACCAGACATAGAGGTTCCCCCGGTTGGTAGCGCGTTGGTAGTAATCCATGTTTTGGTCATTGAGGGTATGCAGCCAGCGGAGCACACCGCCAGGCAGCGTGTATCCCTGTGCTTTGAATTTGAGGGCCAGCATATTTATACCGATCAGGTTTTCTCCCACGGCGACTGTGCCCTGAAGGTTGTAGTGCTGTGGTTGCTGTGTCAGCGCACCGGCGTCGGCCCATGACTGGAAGGCCGACCAGGCGCAGGTTATGGCAGCAGTATCACTTTGCCCGTCCAGCGCTTTTTCTATGGACGTCAGGAAATGCCCCAGGTCCGCCATTTCCTCCCTGTTTTTCCTTTCGGCAGCGGTGTCGGGGATGGACGAGCGCGCGTCCGAATAAATGGGCGCCTGGGAAAGGTACATCATGGGTGTAAAGACCGGGCAGGCCTGGGGTGCTTGCAGCAATTCCACCGTCAGCTTCCGCTCGATGGCCATGGGGAGCGTCGCCTGGCAGTGTTGGTACGCACTGTCGCAGT
This region of Dinghuibacter silviterrae genomic DNA includes:
- a CDS encoding short chain dehydrogenase produces the protein MKILLVGGNGTIGRCITAAFQTRGHDIIIAGRNSGSIQVDIASPESIDAMYRQAGVLDAVICAAGTGYYGPFDDMTPALMLPGIQGKLLGQVNLVVAGKPFVRPGGSFTLTTGIAAELPARNGTCVALINGALNSFVLGAAQEMTDGRRVNAVSPGLVEDSAERYGAFFPGYNLVPMDKLVNAYILSVEGAVNGKILKVYE
- a CDS encoding alginate lyase family protein: MRKCLSLILFLAAVCPVAAQDRIARTYKKGDAYRYKLTCTSWQNKNWTSTTVSICLLTVVYDSLGTPYDEVRWESSVSTTQKDTVTHAVDRVQPYRISLAPGGSIPLPPLTVPDMTEPITDFNTFFVAISPQAGVNHLSRVGDSFAMPSPVIGRFGNGVNILKGEDCIQTTLYLSGSDKDKNSVLATFMPPAKPGLTYFTSDMNTPVVKDTPNNFQMVMPAGGGKFHLQYGREYFVIQSVIRKTDGKLLGGDMYNALTLSLHVNCDSAYQHCQATLPMAIERKLTVELLQAPQACPVFTPMMYLSQAPIYSDARSSIPDTAAERKNREEMADLGHFLTSIEKALDGQSDTAAITCAWSAFQSWADAGALTQQPQHYNLQGTVAVGENLIGINMLALKFKAQGYTLPGGVLRWLHTLNDQNMDYYQRATNRGNLYVWSGAAAALMALIDRYPKALQYQDLVWRDAMSKIKDDGTIDGEMVREQRALIYHLFSFSATLILRSAREALGYAPEDTRVRLLADMIGKTLCDPGTMAITAKATQETPGDWAYRVPIGFGQGLLSQDWTRCGIAAKNLVDPGTGGDTRRSAATLQAIHTPSGSSH